In a single window of the Deinococcus aetherius genome:
- a CDS encoding M16 family metallopeptidase: MMKRSLAALLLLSTLSLGAAQSVAAEQYRLPNGLNVVLHVDRTLPVASVNVWYRVGSKDEVAGRSGFAHLFEHLMFMGTKRAPNFDDIMEAGGGSNNASTSRDRTNYYSSGPSSFLPTLLWLEADRMEALGASMTQEKLGLQRDVVKNERRQRYENAPYGLVPETLSRLLYPQGHPYYQIPIGTTQDIDAATVNDVRSFFQTYYVPSNASLVVAGDFDPAVVKPLIARLFGDLPGGQPVVRKPVPPVNFQGVKRSTLTDRVQAAKTVMAWHSPAIMGPGDAELDLASLLLSDGVTSRLYQKLVAETGLASDVSAYQQSQLLGSVFVIEATLAPGKSQDALEAAIDEVLRDFSARPVDAAELRRQVEKYEFATLSSLQAVEDKADSLNAYAFYFGQPDGFKRDLDRYRNATPESVRATVARVLNPQNRVILRVVPQTQAAQGQAQQSAPQAQATQAASQPPQAPTQAQVPQAPPTPPQTLRSGVNPRDQRPADLAPRAFTPPAPTEFTLSNGVKVQYWQRGTVPLVSIQTVVRGGSELDTPATAGRAATLADMLDEGAGNLDARGFQSALDQLGAQFGASAARRYTTASLSVTAENLAPALRLYADALTRPRLDEAEFARVQRVNVQALERARDNPGTVASIVSQREFFGQNHPYGRPLSGYANTVGNLKLADLRALHTRLFQPQNAAIFAAGSLSPEEFKASLEQALGTWKNTGSAYTSPTYPAPANRALRVLVVDKPGAPQTVVRFVMPAPPVQDARSNALRSLNTLLGGSFTSRLQQNLREDKGYTYGAGSGLLQDVGTGYLVTTANVETGVTGPAVREFLNEFTRLRQGDVTADEAAKTAATRRADTVASLGTLEGLVSTAAGLYAQGKPFSALGQELEQLGRFGAADLNRLAPAALPYEQGVLVLVGDRAKIVPQLQGLGLPAPVEVKFD; this comes from the coding sequence ATGATGAAACGCTCGCTGGCGGCGCTCCTCCTGCTCTCCACCCTCTCCCTCGGCGCGGCGCAGAGTGTCGCCGCCGAGCAGTACCGGCTGCCCAACGGCCTGAACGTGGTGCTCCACGTGGACAGGACCCTGCCGGTGGCGTCGGTGAACGTCTGGTACCGGGTGGGCAGCAAGGACGAGGTGGCGGGCCGCTCGGGCTTCGCGCACCTCTTCGAACACCTGATGTTCATGGGGACTAAGCGTGCCCCCAACTTCGACGACATCATGGAGGCGGGCGGCGGCAGCAACAACGCGAGCACCTCGCGCGACCGCACGAACTACTACTCCAGCGGCCCGAGTTCCTTCCTGCCCACGCTGCTGTGGCTGGAGGCGGACCGGATGGAGGCCCTGGGCGCGAGCATGACCCAGGAAAAGCTGGGCCTCCAGCGCGACGTGGTGAAAAACGAGCGCCGCCAGCGGTACGAGAACGCCCCCTACGGCCTGGTGCCCGAGACGCTGAGCCGCCTGCTCTACCCCCAGGGCCACCCCTACTACCAGATTCCCATCGGGACCACCCAGGACATCGACGCGGCCACCGTCAACGACGTGAGGAGCTTCTTCCAGACGTACTACGTGCCGAGCAACGCCTCCCTGGTGGTGGCGGGCGACTTCGACCCGGCGGTGGTCAAGCCCCTGATCGCGCGGCTGTTCGGCGACCTGCCGGGCGGCCAGCCGGTCGTGCGCAAGCCCGTGCCCCCCGTCAACTTCCAGGGGGTGAAACGCTCCACCCTCACCGACCGCGTGCAGGCCGCCAAGACCGTGATGGCGTGGCACAGTCCGGCGATCATGGGGCCCGGCGACGCGGAACTCGACCTCGCCTCCCTGCTGCTCTCGGACGGCGTGACGAGCCGCCTGTACCAGAAACTGGTGGCCGAGACGGGGCTGGCGTCCGATGTCAGCGCCTACCAGCAGTCGCAACTGCTCGGCTCGGTCTTCGTGATCGAGGCGACCCTCGCGCCCGGGAAGAGTCAGGACGCCCTGGAGGCGGCCATCGACGAGGTGCTGCGCGACTTCAGCGCAAGGCCCGTGGACGCCGCCGAACTGAGGCGGCAGGTGGAGAAGTACGAGTTCGCCACGCTGAGTTCCCTGCAAGCGGTGGAGGACAAGGCGGATTCGCTGAACGCCTACGCCTTCTACTTCGGGCAGCCGGACGGTTTCAAGCGTGACCTCGACCGTTACCGTAACGCGACCCCGGAGAGCGTGCGCGCGACGGTGGCCCGGGTCCTCAACCCGCAAAACCGCGTGATCCTGCGGGTGGTGCCCCAGACCCAGGCGGCGCAGGGTCAGGCGCAGCAGAGCGCACCTCAGGCTCAGGCCACTCAAGCCGCGTCCCAGCCTCCCCAGGCCCCGACTCAGGCCCAGGTGCCCCAGGCGCCACCCACCCCGCCCCAGACCCTGCGGAGCGGCGTCAACCCGCGCGACCAGCGCCCGGCGGACCTTGCGCCGCGTGCCTTCACCCCGCCCGCCCCCACCGAGTTCACCCTCTCCAACGGCGTCAAGGTGCAGTACTGGCAGCGCGGGACAGTGCCCCTGGTGAGCATCCAGACGGTCGTACGCGGCGGGAGCGAACTCGACACGCCCGCGACGGCGGGCCGCGCCGCGACGCTCGCGGACATGCTCGACGAGGGCGCGGGCAACCTCGACGCGCGGGGCTTCCAGAGTGCCCTCGATCAACTCGGGGCGCAGTTCGGGGCGAGCGCGGCCCGCCGGTACACGACGGCGAGCCTGTCGGTGACGGCCGAGAACCTCGCGCCCGCGCTGCGGCTGTACGCCGACGCCCTGACCCGCCCCCGCCTCGACGAGGCCGAGTTCGCCCGGGTGCAGCGGGTGAACGTGCAGGCCCTGGAGCGGGCGCGCGACAATCCGGGCACCGTGGCGAGCATCGTCTCGCAGCGCGAGTTCTTCGGGCAAAACCACCCCTACGGGCGGCCCCTGAGCGGCTACGCGAACACGGTGGGCAACTTGAAGCTGGCCGACCTGAGGGCCCTGCACACCCGCCTCTTCCAGCCACAGAACGCGGCCATCTTCGCGGCGGGCAGCCTGAGCCCCGAGGAGTTCAAGGCAAGCCTCGAACAGGCCCTCGGCACCTGGAAGAACACCGGCTCCGCCTACACCTCGCCCACCTATCCGGCCCCCGCCAACAGGGCACTGCGGGTGCTCGTGGTGGACAAGCCGGGCGCTCCCCAGACGGTCGTGCGCTTCGTGATGCCCGCGCCGCCCGTTCAGGACGCGCGCAGTAACGCCCTGAGGAGTCTCAACACCCTGCTGGGCGGCAGCTTCACCAGCCGCCTTCAGCAGAACCTGCGGGAGGACAAGGGCTACACCTACGGGGCGGGCAGCGGCCTGCTTCAGGATGTGGGCACCGGCTACCTCGTCACCACCGCCAACGTCGAGACGGGCGTCACCGGCCCCGCCGTGCGGGAGTTCCTGAACGAATTCACCCGCCTGCGCCAGGGCGACGTGACCGCCGACGAGGCCGCCAAGACGGCCGCCACCCGCCGGGCAGACACGGTCGCCTCGCTCGGCACGCTGGAGGGGCTGGTGAGTACGGCGGCGGGGCTGTACGCGCAGGGCAAGCCCTTCTCGGCCCTGGGGCAGGAGCTGGAGCAACTCGGGCGCTTCGGGGCCGCCGACCTCAACCGCCTCGCCCCGGCGGCCCTCCCCTACGAGCAGGGCGTGCTCGTCCTCGTCGGGGACCGCGCCAAGATCGTGCCGCAATTGCAGGGACTCGGCCTGCCCGCGCCGGTCGAGGTGAAGTTCGACTGA
- a CDS encoding SDR family oxidoreductase codes for MTQNGSGAMAKSAFVTGASKGIGLAVARSLAVAGYGVTLTSRNQDEVEAAARSIGQGARGVVCDVRDPQALQREVDAHVEAFGGLDVLFVNAGVGHFANVADLTVQQWQDVIDTNLSGAFYTVKAAIPALKARGGYIFTLSSLAGRNPFAGGGAYNASKFGLNGLSEVLTLDLRQHDIKVTQIMPGSVATHFAGHTPSEADAWKIQPEDIAQLTLDLLEMPARTLPSRIEVRPSRPPQK; via the coding sequence ATGACGCAGAATGGTTCGGGAGCGATGGCAAAAAGCGCGTTCGTGACGGGAGCGAGCAAGGGTATCGGCCTCGCGGTCGCGCGCTCACTTGCGGTGGCGGGGTACGGGGTGACCCTCACCAGCCGCAACCAGGACGAGGTCGAGGCCGCCGCCCGGAGCATCGGCCAGGGTGCCCGGGGGGTGGTGTGCGACGTGCGCGATCCTCAGGCGCTCCAGCGTGAGGTGGACGCCCATGTCGAGGCTTTCGGCGGTCTCGACGTGCTGTTCGTGAACGCGGGCGTCGGGCACTTCGCCAACGTCGCCGACCTGACCGTCCAGCAGTGGCAGGACGTGATCGACACCAACCTAAGCGGCGCCTTCTACACGGTCAAGGCCGCCATCCCGGCTCTCAAGGCGCGCGGCGGGTACATCTTCACGCTCTCCAGCCTCGCGGGACGCAACCCCTTCGCGGGCGGCGGGGCATACAACGCGAGCAAATTCGGTCTCAACGGCCTCTCCGAGGTCCTGACCCTCGACCTGCGCCAGCACGACATCAAGGTCACCCAGATCATGCCTGGCAGCGTCGCCACCCACTTCGCCGGGCACACGCCGAGCGAGGCCGACGCCTGGAAGATCCAGCCGGAAGACATCGCCCAGCTCACCCTCGACCTGCTGGAGATGCCCGCCCGGACCCTTCCCAGCCGGATCGAGGTGCGCCCGAGCAGGCCGCCGCAGAAGTAA
- a CDS encoding MazG family protein, whose protein sequence is MQELLLTLRRLRAPDGCPWDREQTHESLRPYLLEEAAEAVDAVPEGGEALAGELGDVLLQVAFHSVIAEEAGGFTYADIERLIVEKLVRRHPHVFGEVEVSGSDEVVTNWQAIKAAERGGRPRSAAERVPAALGALARETQAQKLAGRAKGNRAGVREALDAASDTAEGVADVLAAVVAWARGQGVDAEVALRERTHGVLTALPDPESPKQAVQAGA, encoded by the coding sequence ATGCAAGAGCTGCTGCTGACCCTGCGCCGACTGCGGGCCCCCGACGGTTGCCCTTGGGACCGCGAACAAACCCACGAGTCCCTGCGCCCCTACCTGCTGGAGGAGGCCGCCGAGGCAGTGGACGCCGTGCCAGAGGGCGGGGAGGCCCTTGCCGGGGAACTCGGGGACGTGCTCCTTCAGGTCGCCTTCCATTCGGTGATCGCTGAGGAGGCGGGGGGCTTCACGTACGCGGACATCGAGAGGCTGATCGTGGAGAAGCTCGTGCGGCGCCACCCGCACGTCTTCGGGGAGGTGGAGGTCTCGGGTTCGGACGAGGTCGTGACGAACTGGCAGGCGATCAAGGCCGCCGAGCGCGGGGGCAGGCCCCGCAGCGCCGCCGAGCGGGTGCCCGCCGCGCTGGGAGCCCTCGCCCGCGAGACGCAGGCCCAGAAGCTCGCTGGGCGCGCGAAGGGGAACCGGGCCGGGGTGCGGGAGGCCCTGGACGCCGCCTCCGACACCGCCGAGGGCGTCGCGGACGTGCTCGCGGCGGTCGTCGCCTGGGCGCGCGGGCAGGGCGTGGACGCGGAGGTCGCCCTGCGCGAGCGGACGCACGGGGTCCTCACGGCGCTGCCCGACCCCGAGAGCCCCAAGCAGGCCGTGCAGGCGGGCGCGTGA
- a CDS encoding NUDIX hydrolase: MSPLPGNSGEVPDPLDAAQADPWAVWVGERTRIPLDLPEYRRAAVLVALTREPDPRVLLTVRSSELPTHRGQISFPGGSLEPGETPVQGALREAQEEVGLDPASVGVLGELDDVFTPIGFHVTPVLARIPPAPRLSASAEVAQIITPTLGELRAVPVIRELRTLPGGERVPLYRYPWRGHDIWGMTARVLHDLLTHGPAETQRRGGG, from the coding sequence GTGAGTCCTCTGCCGGGCAATTCCGGCGAGGTGCCCGACCCGCTCGACGCCGCGCAGGCGGACCCGTGGGCGGTGTGGGTGGGGGAGCGCACCCGCATTCCGCTGGACCTGCCCGAGTACCGCCGCGCCGCCGTCCTCGTGGCCCTGACCCGCGAGCCCGACCCGCGCGTGCTGCTCACCGTGCGGTCGAGCGAGTTGCCGACCCACCGGGGACAGATCAGCTTCCCGGGCGGCAGCCTGGAGCCGGGCGAGACCCCGGTGCAGGGGGCGCTGCGCGAGGCGCAGGAGGAGGTGGGCCTCGACCCCGCCTCGGTGGGCGTGCTCGGCGAGCTGGACGACGTGTTCACCCCCATCGGCTTCCACGTCACGCCGGTGCTCGCGCGCATCCCCCCCGCTCCCCGGCTCAGCGCCAGCGCCGAGGTCGCGCAGATCATCACCCCGACGCTGGGCGAGTTGCGCGCCGTGCCCGTCATCCGTGAGTTGCGCACCCTGCCGGGCGGCGAGCGGGTGCCCCTCTACCGCTACCCCTGGCGCGGCCACGACATCTGGGGCATGACGGCGCGGGTCCTCCACGACCTCCTCACCCACGGGCCGGCGGAGACCCAGCGGCGGGGCGGCGGATAA